A single window of Chloroflexota bacterium DNA harbors:
- a CDS encoding ABC transporter substrate-binding protein — protein sequence MSVKKLTRREFIRLAAVGTAAVVTSCATPTPTAVPPTAVPAVKPTDAPKPTSAPVATAAPTAAPKVEPTKAPAPTSAPKPTEAKLGSTLVGKLEGPTIIRETAQFPKTFKEAPMLADLVKAGKLPEVAKRLPDPADLYVVKPLKEIGKYGGNWRRAFTGPADHENGNRINSADKILHFDYTGNKIVPALAKDWKVSDDGKTITIYLRKGAKWSDGTPFTANDFMFWYEDVYLNKALVATPFFEFQINGKDGVMKKIDDYTVAFEFPEPYPYFVYILAGSTSMGAGFATRGAFQTNGGAYCPGNYLKQFLPKYSSEDAANAKAKAAGFDNWVSYFKNRYSWALNPDCPTMTPWKTVSPINTPTWGMERNPYFWQVDTEGNQLPYIDKLTMTLAENTEVANLRAIAGEYDVQERHMALAKLPVFLENAQKGNYTVRLDPAFNGSDVAIHLGNAYEGDAEIAKWIRNKDFRHALSLGIDRDQLNEAFWLGVGVAGSTAPSPDTIYSPGAEWNKKWCTLDLKQSNDLLDKMGLDKKDSEGFRLRTDGKGRLRFEMLTVGGAFVPYTQIGEMIKQHWKKIGIDVDVKETERNLAFGKTANSEHQMITWANDGSEMLYLFARHALPVDTAESHMGMAFAQWYASGGKQGKKPDDPEMIRAFDLFRAAFGQKEEDQIKSAKELWKIIVEQQWSIGTVGQSPAFMGVRIIKNNMGNVPERQVNAQHARTPYTSGPATFFFKS from the coding sequence ATGTCAGTGAAGAAACTTACCCGCCGCGAATTCATTCGGCTCGCGGCAGTGGGCACTGCGGCGGTCGTCACGAGTTGTGCGACGCCGACACCCACGGCAGTTCCCCCTACCGCCGTGCCAGCGGTGAAACCGACCGATGCACCCAAACCAACGAGCGCACCTGTCGCGACGGCTGCGCCAACCGCCGCTCCCAAGGTCGAACCGACCAAAGCCCCGGCTCCCACTTCAGCACCCAAACCGACTGAAGCCAAACTGGGTAGCACGCTCGTCGGCAAACTGGAAGGTCCCACGATCATTCGCGAGACCGCGCAATTCCCCAAGACGTTCAAAGAAGCGCCGATGCTTGCGGATCTCGTCAAAGCCGGCAAACTGCCCGAAGTGGCGAAACGTTTGCCTGATCCTGCCGACCTGTACGTCGTCAAACCGCTCAAAGAAATCGGCAAGTACGGCGGCAACTGGCGCCGTGCGTTCACGGGTCCCGCCGACCACGAAAATGGCAACCGCATCAACTCAGCCGACAAGATTTTGCATTTTGATTACACCGGCAACAAGATCGTGCCCGCGTTGGCGAAAGACTGGAAAGTCAGCGACGACGGCAAGACTATCACGATTTACTTGCGCAAGGGTGCAAAATGGTCGGATGGCACGCCATTCACCGCGAACGATTTCATGTTCTGGTACGAAGATGTGTACCTCAACAAAGCACTCGTGGCGACGCCTTTCTTTGAATTCCAGATCAACGGCAAAGACGGCGTGATGAAAAAGATCGACGATTACACCGTCGCGTTTGAATTCCCGGAACCGTATCCGTACTTTGTCTACATCCTCGCCGGAAGTACTTCGATGGGCGCGGGCTTTGCGACGCGCGGCGCGTTCCAAACGAATGGTGGCGCGTACTGCCCAGGAAACTATCTCAAGCAATTCCTGCCCAAGTACTCATCCGAAGATGCGGCTAATGCGAAAGCCAAAGCCGCCGGGTTCGACAACTGGGTGTCGTACTTTAAGAACCGCTACTCCTGGGCGCTCAATCCCGACTGTCCGACGATGACGCCGTGGAAGACGGTCTCGCCGATCAACACACCCACTTGGGGTATGGAACGCAATCCGTACTTTTGGCAAGTGGACACGGAAGGCAACCAGCTGCCGTACATCGACAAATTGACGATGACACTCGCGGAAAATACCGAAGTTGCCAACCTGCGCGCTATCGCCGGTGAGTACGATGTTCAAGAACGTCACATGGCGCTGGCAAAATTGCCCGTGTTCTTGGAAAACGCGCAGAAAGGTAATTACACTGTGCGTCTCGACCCGGCTTTTAACGGCTCGGATGTGGCGATTCACCTGGGCAATGCCTACGAAGGTGATGCGGAAATTGCCAAGTGGATCAGGAACAAGGATTTCCGCCACGCGCTTTCGCTCGGCATCGACCGCGATCAACTGAACGAAGCGTTCTGGCTCGGCGTCGGCGTAGCTGGTTCAACTGCTCCGTCGCCCGACACGATCTATAGCCCAGGTGCCGAGTGGAACAAAAAGTGGTGCACGCTCGACCTCAAGCAATCCAATGACCTGCTCGACAAGATGGGCTTGGATAAAAAAGACAGCGAAGGGTTCCGCCTCCGCACCGATGGCAAGGGGCGTCTGCGCTTTGAGATGCTCACCGTCGGCGGCGCGTTTGTGCCGTACACCCAAATCGGTGAAATGATCAAGCAACACTGGAAAAAGATCGGCATTGATGTGGACGTCAAAGAGACCGAACGTAACCTGGCATTTGGCAAGACTGCGAACAGCGAACACCAAATGATCACCTGGGCGAACGATGGTTCGGAAATGCTCTATCTCTTTGCGCGTCACGCGTTGCCGGTGGATACTGCCGAGAGTCACATGGGTATGGCATTCGCGCAATGGTATGCCTCGGGTGGCAAGCAAGGCAAGAAACCGGACGATCCCGAAATGATTCGCGCGTTCGACCTGTTCCGCGCGGCATTCGGTCAGAAAGAAGAAGACCAGATCAAGAGCGCCAAAGAACTTTGGAAGATCATTGTCGAACAACAATGGAGCATTGGCACGGTGGGTCAATCGCCGGCGTTCATGGGCGTTCGCATCATCAAGAACAACATGGGCAACGTTCCAGAACGACAGGTGAACGCACAACACGCACGCACACCGTACACTTCTGGTCCAGCCACCTTCTTCTTCAAGTCGTAA
- a CDS encoding ABC transporter permease, producing MIAYMVRRVLLAILTIWAITVLSFLIIQLPPGDFVDTYANTMSSGGAGITEGEKQALREQYGIDQPIYIQYLKWMGLIAQGNFGMAVEWGRPVLDVIGDRLMLTIVISLAAIVFTWALALPIGIYSAVKRYSLLDYIFTFVGFIGLAIPGFMLALIVMYVGFTQFGMSVGGLFSADYAEAPWSMEKVWDLIKHLPVPAIVLGVAGTAQMIRIMRSNLLDELRKPYVMTARARGLSETRVIMKYPVRVALNPFISTIGYLLPYVVSGSIIVSLVLSLPTVGPLLLKSLIAQDMFLAGTIVLLLGVLTVIGTLISDLLLMWVDPRIRLGRQ from the coding sequence ATGATCGCATATATGGTTCGTCGTGTTCTGTTAGCGATTCTCACCATTTGGGCAATCACCGTTCTCTCATTCCTCATCATCCAGTTGCCACCAGGCGATTTTGTGGACACGTATGCAAACACAATGTCTTCCGGAGGCGCTGGCATTACCGAAGGTGAAAAGCAAGCTCTGCGCGAACAGTACGGCATCGATCAACCGATATACATTCAATATCTCAAATGGATGGGATTGATCGCGCAAGGCAATTTCGGCATGGCAGTTGAGTGGGGGCGGCCGGTGCTGGATGTCATCGGCGACCGGTTGATGTTAACGATCGTCATATCGTTAGCGGCGATTGTATTTACGTGGGCGCTCGCACTGCCGATTGGAATTTATTCGGCGGTCAAACGCTATTCTCTGCTGGATTACATATTCACGTTTGTCGGATTCATCGGCTTGGCGATTCCCGGCTTTATGCTTGCGCTGATCGTGATGTACGTTGGCTTTACCCAATTTGGCATGAGCGTGGGCGGATTGTTTTCCGCCGATTATGCGGAAGCGCCGTGGAGTATGGAAAAAGTTTGGGACCTCATCAAGCATCTGCCGGTTCCCGCTATTGTCCTGGGTGTTGCCGGCACAGCGCAGATGATCCGCATCATGCGCTCGAACTTGCTGGACGAGTTACGCAAGCCGTATGTGATGACCGCACGGGCGCGCGGATTATCAGAAACGCGCGTGATTATGAAATACCCGGTACGCGTCGCGCTCAATCCTTTTATCAGCACGATTGGTTATCTCCTGCCGTACGTCGTCTCCGGCAGTATCATCGTCTCGCTCGTTTTAAGTTTGCCGACGGTCGGACCGCTCCTACTTAAATCATTGATCGCGCAGGATATGTTTCTGGCGGGGACGATTGTGTTGTTGCTGGGTGTGCTGACAGTCATCGGCACGCTGATCTCCGACCTGTTGCTGATGTGGGTTGACCCGCGCATTCGGTTAGGGAGACAATAA